In one Vicugna pacos chromosome 22, VicPac4, whole genome shotgun sequence genomic region, the following are encoded:
- the TUBB4A gene encoding tubulin beta-4A chain has product MREIVHLQAGQCGNQIGAKFWEVISDEHGIDPTGTYHGDSDLQLERINVYYNEATGGNYVPRAVLVDLEPGTMDSVRSGPFGQIFRPDNFVFGQSGAGNNWAKGHYTEGAELVDAVLDVVRKEAESCDCLQGFQLTHSLGGGTGSGMGTLLISKIREEFPDRIMNTFSVVPSPKVSDTVVEPYNATLSVHQLVENTDETYCIDNEALYDICFRTLKLTTPTYGDLNHLVSATMSGVTTCLRFPGQLNADLRKLAVNMVPFPRLHFFMPGFAPLTSRGSQQYRALTVPELTQQMFDAKNMMAACDPRHGRYLTVAAVFRGRMSMKEVDEQMLSVQSKNSSYFVEWIPNNVKTAVCDIPPRGLKMAATFIGNSTAIQELFKRISEQFTAMFRRKAFLHWYTGEGMDEMEFTEAESNMNDLVSEYQQYQDATAEEGEFEEEAEEEVA; this is encoded by the exons ATGCGGGAGATCGTGCACCTGCAGGCCGGCCAGTGCGGCAACCAGATCGGAGCCAAG TTTTGGGAGGTGATCAGTGATGAGCATGGCATCGATCCCACCGGCACATACCATGGGGACAGTGACCTGCAGCTGGAGAGAATCAACGTGTACTACAATGAGGCCACAG GAGGAAATTATGTCCCCAGAGCTGTGCTGGTGGACCTGGAGCCGGGCACCATGGACTCTGTCCGCTCTGGCCCCTTCGGCCAGATCTTTCGGCCGGACAACTTTGTGTTTG GCCAGTCCGGAGCCGGCAACAACTGGGCCAAGGGCCACTACACAGAGGGCGCCGAGCTGGTGGACGCCGTCCTGGACGTGGTCCGGAAGGAGGCCGAGAGCTGTGACTGCCTGCAGGGCTTCCAGCTGACCCACTCACTGGGGGGTGGCACGGGCTCTGGGATGGGGACCCTTCTCATCAGCAAGATCCGCGAGGAGTTCCCGGACCGGATCATGAACACCTTCAGCGTGGTACCGTCGCCCAAGGTGTCGGACACGGTGGTGGAGCCCTACAACGCCACCCTGTCCGTGCACCAGCTGGTGGAGAACACGGATGAGACGTACTGCATCGACAACGAGGCGCTGTACGACATCTGCTTCCGCACCCTCAAGCTGACCACGCCCACCTACGGGGACCTCAACCACCTGGTGTCGGCCACCATGAGCGGCGTCACCACCTGCCTGCGCTTCCCGGGCCAGCTCAACGCCGACCTGCGCAAGCTGGCCGTGAACATGGTGCCCTTCCCGCGCCTGCACTTCTTCATGCCGGGCTTCGCGCCGCTCACCAGCCGGGGCAGCCAGCAGTACCGCGCGCTCACGGTGCCCGAGCTCACCCAGCAGATGTTCGACGCCAAGAACATGATGGCCGCCTGCGACCCGCGCCACGGCCGCTACCTGACCGTGGCCGCCGTCTTCCGGGGCCGCATGTCCATGAAGGAGGTGGACGAGCAGATGCTCAGCGTGCAGAGCAAGAACAGCAGCTACTTCGTGGAGTGGATCCCCAACAACGTGAAGACGGCCGTGTGCGACATCCCGCCGCGCGGCCTGAAGATGGCCGCCACCTTCATCGGCAACAGCACGGCCATCCAGGAGCTGTTCAAGCGCATCTCCGAGCAGTTCACCGCCATGTTCCGGCGCAAGGCCTTCCTGCACTGGTACACGGGCGAGGGCATGGACGAGATGGAGTTCACCGAGGCCGAGAGCAACATGAACGACCTGGTGTCCGAGTACCAGCAGTACCAGGACGCCACGGCGGAGGAGGGCGAGTTCGAGGAGGAGGCCGAGGAGGAGGTGGCCTAG